One genomic segment of Salinigranum rubrum includes these proteins:
- a CDS encoding UPF0175 family protein has translation MTDSGPNETDERLVAAVGQYALGELTLGQAAERANCSRFELAETLRASSVELRLGSEATGTARGELDVARAVR, from the coding sequence ATGACAGACTCGGGTCCGAACGAGACGGACGAGCGGCTCGTCGCGGCCGTCGGCCAGTACGCCCTCGGCGAGTTGACGCTCGGGCAGGCGGCGGAGCGAGCGAACTGTTCGCGGTTCGAGTTGGCCGAGACGCTCCGGGCGTCGAGCGTCGAACTCCGACTCGGGAGCGAAGCGACGGGGACGGCGCGGGGAGAACTCGACGTCGCTCGCGCGGTCAGATGA